Proteins from one Williamwhitmania taraxaci genomic window:
- a CDS encoding type II toxin-antitoxin system PemK/MazF family toxin: MVQLMPNAQNGLSKESVADCFQVRSLSQERLIKKLGTVDKNTMEDIKDALKKVFSM, translated from the coding sequence ATGGTACAACTTATGCCCAACGCTCAAAATGGATTGAGCAAAGAATCCGTTGCTGACTGTTTTCAAGTGCGTTCGCTCTCTCAAGAACGACTCATTAAAAAACTAGGGACAGTGGATAAAAATACGATGGAAGATATTAAAGATGCTTTGAAAAAAGTGTTTTCGATGTAA